Proteins encoded in a region of the Triticum dicoccoides isolate Atlit2015 ecotype Zavitan chromosome 3A, WEW_v2.0, whole genome shotgun sequence genome:
- the LOC119269402 gene encoding DNA-directed RNA polymerase subunit 10-like protein: MIIPVRCFTCGKVIGNKWDHYLDLLQADYTEGDALDALGLVRYCCRRMLMTHVDLIEKLLNYNTLEKTETN; the protein is encoded by the exons ATGATCATCCCGGTCCGCTGCTTCACCTGCGGCAAG GTGATCGGGAACAAGTGGGACCACTACCTCGATCTTCTCCAGGCCGATTACACTGAGGG GGATGCTCTGGATGCCTTGGGCTTGGTTCGCTACTGCTGCCGCCGTATGCTCATGACCCATGTTGATCTCATCGAGAAGTTGCTCAACTACAACA CCCTGGAGAAGACGGAGACAAATTGA